The genome window CAAACTCAGCAAGCACACGCTCTGGTTGTTGATAGGTTTTGTCACCGGCATGACCTTCGTCGGCTACTTCTCGCCGATCCGCGAACTGGTGTTTGATTTCTTCACCGGCCAGGCCGATGGCTGGTCGTATTTCTGGGTCGGTTTCTTCACCCTCGCCACCTATGGCAATGCCGGCTGGCTGCGCGAACAGGTGTGTATCTACATGTGCCCGTACGCGCGCTTCCAGAGCGTGATGTTCGACAAAGACACCCTGATCGTGTCCTACGACCCGCGCCGTGGCGAAGTGCGTGGCCCGCGCAAAAAGGGCAGCGACTACCAGGCCGAGGGCCTGGGCGATTGCATCGACTGCACCATGTGCGTGCAGGTGTGCCCCACCGGTATCGACATTCGCGACGGCCTGCAAATCGAGTGCATCGGCTGCGCTGCCTGTATCGACGCCTGCGACAACATCATGGACAAGATGGACTACCCGCGCGGCCTGATCAGCTACACCACCGAGCACAACCTGTCCGGTCAGAAAACGCATAAATTGCGCCCGCGCCTGATCGGGTATGCCCTGGTGTTGCTGGCAATGATCAGCCTGTTGGCCGGCGCATTTTTCATGCGCTCGCTGGTGGGGTTCGACGTCAGCAAGGACCGCGTGCTGTACCGGGAAAACGCTGAAGGGCGCATCGAAAACGTCTACAGCCTGAAAATCATGAACAAGGACCAGCGCGACCACACCTACGTGCTCGACGCCTCGGGCCTGCCGGACCTCAAGCTGCAAGGCCGACGCGAAATCAAGGTTGCGGCCGGGGAAATCTTCAGCATGCCGGTGGAGTTGTCCAGCGCGCCGGAGCAACTGCCGTCGAGTACCAACGAGGTGAAATTCATCCTCAGGGATGCCGATGACGACAGCGTCCACATCGAAGCCAAGAGCCGATTCATCGGCCCACAAGTGCGTTAACCACCCAGTTCGCTAACTAGAGAGCACAACAATGCCCGTCGCTACTGCCGCAAGCCCCTGGTACAAGCACCTTTGGCCCTGGATCATCATTGGTATCCTGACCTGCTCGGTGACCCTGACCTTGTCCATGGTGACCATTGCGGTGAAAAACCCGGACAACCTGGTTAACGACAACTACTACGAAGCCGGCAAGGGGATCAACCGTTCCCTTGACCGCGAACTGCTGGCCCAAACCCTGCAACTGCGCGCCAACGTGCACCTGGACGAGTTGACCGGCGAAGTCGAGTTGCACCTCAGCGGCAACAGCAACCCGAATACCCTGGAGCTGAACCTGATTTCCCCGACCCAGCCGGAGAAGGACCGCAAGATCAACCTGACCCGCAGCGACAGCGAGCCCGGCCGCTACGTCGGCCAGGTGACCGACAAGGTCGAAGGCCGACGCTTCGTGGAACTGCTCGGTGTGGAAGGCGACAAGACCTGGCGCCTGTTTGAAGAAGAACAGGTCAGCCACGATAAGGACTTGCTGTTGGGTGACGAGCCGTTGCAAGGTGCAGAAGACTTGGACAAGTAAGCAACCTGCGCGTCGCGCATCGCGGGCCAGCCTGCTCCCACAAGGACACCATGATCCTGTGCAGGAGCCGGGCTGGCCCGTGATGAGGCCCACCCCGCCACCAAAGATCCAACTCATGACCAGCCCAATTCCCTGCTACCACTGTGCCCTGCCCGTCCCTGCCGGTAGCCGGTTTACCGCCGTGATCCTCGGCGAACGTCGCGAACTGTGCTGCCCAGGCTGCCAGGCGGTGGCCGAAGCCATTGTGGCCGGCGGCCTGGAAAGTTATTACCAGCACCGCAGCGAAGCCTCGGCCAACCCTGAGGCGCTGCCGGTGCAACTGGTGGACGAGCTGGCGCTGTACGACCGTGCCGATGTGCAAAAACCCTTTGTGCGCCACGATGGCGAGCTCGCCGAAACCACTCTGCTGATGGAAGGCATCAGTTGCGCCGCCTGCGGCTGGCTGATCGAGAAACACCTGCGCAGCCTGCCCGCAGTGGCCGAGGCACGCCTGAACCTGTCCAACCATCGCCTGCAAGTGCGCTGGGCCGACGGGCAATTGCCGTTGAGCCAACTGCTCGCTGAGCTGCGTCATATCGGCTATGCCGCCCATCCTTACCAGGCTGACCGTGCCGCCGAGCAACTGGCCGGCGAAAACCGCCTGGCCTTGCGCCAACTGGGCGTGGCGGGGTTGCTGTGGTTCCAAGCGATGATGGCGACCATGGCCACCTGGCCGGAATTCAATATCGACCTGAGCCCGGAGCTGCACGTGATCCTGCGTTGGGTGGCGATGTTTCTGACCACCCCCATCGTGTTCTACAGCTGCGCGCCATTTTTCAAAGGTGCGCTGCGCGACCTGCGCACGCGCCACCTGACCATGGATGTGTCGGTATCCCTGGCCATTGGCGGCGCGTATTTCGCGGGTATTTGGACGGCCATCACCGGCGTCGGCGAGTTGTATTTCGACGCGGTGGGCATGTTCGCGCTGTTCCTGCTGGCCGGCCGCTACCTTGAGCGCCGGGCGCGGGAACGCACGGCCGCCGCCACCGCGCAATTGGTCAACCTGTTGCCCGCCTCTTGCCTGCGCCTCAACGCTGACGGCCAAAGCGAGCGCATCCTGCTCAGTGAGCTGGCGTTGGGCGACCGGGTGCTGGTGCATCCCGGCGCGGTACTGCCAGCGGACGGGGTGATTCTTGACGGCCAATCCAGTATTGATGAATCCCTGCTCACCGGTGAGTACCTGCCACAGCCTCGGCACAGCGGTGATGCAGTCACCGCCGGTACGCTCAACGTCGAAGGCGCACTCACCGTCGAAGTCCGTGCCCTGGGCCATGACACGCGCCTGTCCGCCATCGTGCGCCTGCTGGAACGCGCCCAGGCCGAGAAACCGCGCCTGGCACAAATCGCCGACCGGGCCGCACAGTGGTTCCTGTTGTGTTCGCTGATTGCCGCCGTATTGATCGGCCTGGTGTGGTGGGAGCTGGATGCTTCGCGGGCATTTTGGATCGTGCTGGCGATGCTGGTGGCGACCTGCCCGTGCGCGCTGTCACTGGCCACACCGACCGCCCTCACCGCCGCCACCGGCACGCTGCACACACTCGGCTTGCTGTTGACCCGTGGCCATGTGCTGGAAGGCTTGAATCAAATCGACACGGTGATTTTCGACAAGACCGGTACGCTGACCGAAGGCCGCTTGGCGTTACGCGCGATCCGCCCCTTGAGCGCACTGAACAGTGATGAATGCCTGAGCCTCGCCGCCGCCCTGGAAAACCGCTCCGAACACCCGATTGCCCGGGCGTTCGGCCGAGCGCCGCTGGCCGCCGATGAAGTCCTCAGCTCCCCGGGGCTCGGCCTGGAAGGTCGCGTAGGCGAACGCCAGTTGCGCATCGGCCAGCCCGGTTTTGTCTGCGAACTGAGTGGCTGCCAAATTCCCGAGTCGCCGGATGAGGCCGGCCAATGGCTGCTGCTGGGCGACCGTCGTGGCGCACTTGCCTGGTTCGTGCTGGATGACCGCCTGCGCAGCGACGCGCCAGCCCTGCTGGCCGCGTGCAAGGCGCGGGGCTGGCGCACGCTGCTGCTGTCGGGCGACAGCTCGCCGATGGTCGCCAGTGTCGCCCTGGAGCTGGGCATCGACGAAGCCCATGGCGGCCTGCGCCCTGACGACAAACTGCAGGTGCTGCAACAGCTGCACCAGCAAGGCCGCAAGGTGCTGATGCTCGGCGATGGCGTCAATGATGTGCCCGTGTTGGCCGCCGCCGATATCAGTGTGGCGATGGGCTCGGCCACAGACCTGGCGAAAACCAGCGCCGATGCTGTGTTGCTGTCCAACCGCCTCGACGCGCTGGTGCAAGCGTTTAGTCTCGCGCGGCGCACGCGCCGGGTAATCATCGAAAACCTGTGGTGGGCCGGGCTGTACAATGGCCTTATGCTGCCGTTTGCCGCCCTCGGCTGGATCACTCCAATCTGGGCGGCGATCGGCATGTCCCTCAGTTCGTTGACTGTGGTGCTCAACGCCTTGCGCCTGACTCGCCTGCCGAGCGCGCCGGCTGCAAGCGCCGCCTTAGTAACCCGCCCGCTGCCGGCTTGAGCCGCGCAGGCATGGAGTGCAGATGCCAGCTCTATACGTGATGATTCCAGCGGCGCTGCTGTTAGTCGGCGTGGCCATTTACATCTTCTTCTGGGCGGTGGACAGCGGCCAGTACGACGACCTCGACGGCCCGGCCCACAGCGTGCTGTTCGACGACCAGGACCCGAACCACCTGGCCGCGGTGGACGAAGCCAACGGGCCCGAGCAACCGCCCGCGCCAAAAGACCCCCCCCATGCTTGAACTGGCACCGTTGCTGGTCTCCGCGCTGATCCTCGGCCTGCTCGGCGGCGGCCACTGCCTGGGCATGTGCGGCGGGCTGATGGGCGCGTTGACCCTGGCCATTCCAAAGGAGCAACGCAGCCGCCGCTTTCGCCTGCTGCTGGCGTACAACCTCGGCAGAGTGCTCAGCTACGCCACCGCCGGGTTATTGATTGGCCTGGCCGGCTGGGCGGTGGCCAACAGCCCGGCGGCGATGTTCTTGCGTGTGCTGGCCGGGTTGCTGCTGATCAGCATGGGCTTGTACCTGGCCGGCTGGTGGAGCGGCCTCACCCGTATCGAAAGCCTCGGGCGTGGTCTGTGGCGCTACCTGCAACCCGTCGCCAACCGTTTGCTGCCGGTGTCCAGCCTGTCGCGCGCTTTGCTGCTGGGCGCGCTATGGGGCTGGTTGCCGTGCGGGTTGGTCTACAGCACCCTGCTGTGGGCCGCGAGCCAGGGTAATGCGCTGGACAGTGCATGGCTGATGCTGGCTTTCGGGCTGGGCACTTGGCCGGTGTTGCTGGCCACCGGGCTGGCGGCCGAACGTGTCACGGCGTTGCTGCGCAAACGCAGCGTGCGTGTGGCCGGTGGTTTACTGGTGATGGTCTTCGGTATCTGGACGCTGCCCGGTCCGCATCAGCACTGGTTGATGGGCCACTAAACGCCCATGTGGCATAGCGCCGCTCCCCGTTGATACAAGTCAACATGCCATTGCGACCATGCCCCTAGACTCGGTCCACTAGCCTATTCGGGGGACCGCCCGCATGCTCGACGCCATTCGTTGGGACACAGATCTGATTCACCGTTACGACTTGGCGGGGCCGCGCTACACGTCCTACCCCACCGCCGTACAATTCGACAGCCAGGTCGGCACCTTCGACCTGCTCCACGCCCTGCGCGACAGCCGCAAGGCCGTGCGCCCCTTGTCGCTGTATGTGCATGTGCCGTTCTGCGCGAACATTTGCTACTACTGCGCATGCAACAAGGTCATCACCAAGGACCGCGGCCGCGCCCAGGCCTATCTGCAACGACTGGAGCAGGAAATCCAGTTGGTGGCCTGCCACCTCGACCCGAAACAGCCGGTGGAGCAGTTGCACTTTGGTGGCGGCACGCCGACGTTTCTCAGCCACGACGAACTGCGCCAGGTCATGACAAGCCTGCGCCAGCATTTCAATTTGCTCGATGATGACTCCGGTGATTACGGCATCGAGATTGACCCGCGTGAAGCCGACTGGGCGACCATGGGGTTGCTGCGTGAACTGGGCTTCAACCGCGTGAGCATCGGCCTGCAAGACCTCGACCCCGAGGTACAACGGGCGGTCAACCGCTTGCAAAGTCTGGAAGAAACCCGCGCAGTGATTGATGCGGCACGCACCCTGCAGTTTCGCTCGATCAACGTCGACCTGATCTACGGCCTGCCCAAGCAGTCGCCGCTGAATTTTGCGCGTACCGTCGAAGAAGTGATCAACCTGCAACCGGATCGCCTGTCGGTATTCAACTATGCGCACCTGCCGGAGCGTTTTATGCCACAGCGGCGGATCAACGCCGACGACTTGCCCTCCCCGGCAGAAAAACTGCTGATGCTGCAAACCACCATCGAGCAGTTGACCCAGGCGGGCTATCGCTACATCGGCATGGACCACTTTGCCCTGCCCGATGACGAACTGGCCATCGCCCAGGAAGAAGGCAGGCTGCAACGCAATTTCCAGGGCTATACCACCCACGGGCATTGCGACTTGATTGGGTTGGGTGTCTCGGCAATCAGCCAGATCGGTGACCTGTACTGCCAGAACAGCAGCGACCTCAACCACTACCAGAGCGCGCTGGCCGGCGGGCAGCTGGCGACCAGCCGTGGCCTGGTCTGCACCACGGATGATCGCTTGCGGCGGGAGGTGATTCAGCAGTTGATCTGCAATTTCAGCCTGGGCTTCGAGCGGATCGAACAAGCGTTCAACATCGACTTTCGCGGTTATTTCGACGAGCTCTGGCCGCAGTTGGAGACGATGGCCGCAGACGGCCTGATTGAACTCGATGCCCAGGGCATTCGCGTACTGCCCGCCGGGCGTTTGTTAGTACGCTCGGTGTGCATGGTGTTCGATGCCTACCTGGAGCACCAGAACAGGCAACGGTTTTCGCGGGTGATCTAAGCGCCGCTACTTCATCGCCAGGCTCATGGCTTCCAACTGAGCGGCTGGCGGCTCGTTCTTCAGGGTTTTGCCCAACTGCGTCTGGGTCGTTACCAAGGCGGCTTGTAGGGTCGCCACATCGCCCTGCAATCTGGCCACCTTGGCCTGCTGTGCCTCGGGGCTCAGGGCGGTGTCAGACATGGCAGCCGAGAGTTCAGCCATTTTTTCGGCGAGCTGCTTTTTCAGCTCGCGGAGCATTTTCAACAACTGCTTGACGCTATCGCTCAAGCTGCTGTTGTCGATATCGCTGTTGGGCGATTGCTCGGCCTTCGATGCGCCCATCCCCGCACCGGAAATGACCACCTT of Pseudomonas fluorescens contains these proteins:
- a CDS encoding heavy metal translocating P-type ATPase, with amino-acid sequence MTSPIPCYHCALPVPAGSRFTAVILGERRELCCPGCQAVAEAIVAGGLESYYQHRSEASANPEALPVQLVDELALYDRADVQKPFVRHDGELAETTLLMEGISCAACGWLIEKHLRSLPAVAEARLNLSNHRLQVRWADGQLPLSQLLAELRHIGYAAHPYQADRAAEQLAGENRLALRQLGVAGLLWFQAMMATMATWPEFNIDLSPELHVILRWVAMFLTTPIVFYSCAPFFKGALRDLRTRHLTMDVSVSLAIGGAYFAGIWTAITGVGELYFDAVGMFALFLLAGRYLERRARERTAAATAQLVNLLPASCLRLNADGQSERILLSELALGDRVLVHPGAVLPADGVILDGQSSIDESLLTGEYLPQPRHSGDAVTAGTLNVEGALTVEVRALGHDTRLSAIVRLLERAQAEKPRLAQIADRAAQWFLLCSLIAAVLIGLVWWELDASRAFWIVLAMLVATCPCALSLATPTALTAATGTLHTLGLLLTRGHVLEGLNQIDTVIFDKTGTLTEGRLALRAIRPLSALNSDECLSLAAALENRSEHPIARAFGRAPLAADEVLSSPGLGLEGRVGERQLRIGQPGFVCELSGCQIPESPDEAGQWLLLGDRRGALAWFVLDDRLRSDAPALLAACKARGWRTLLLSGDSSPMVASVALELGIDEAHGGLRPDDKLQVLQQLHQQGRKVLMLGDGVNDVPVLAAADISVAMGSATDLAKTSADAVLLSNRLDALVQAFSLARRTRRVIIENLWWAGLYNGLMLPFAALGWITPIWAAIGMSLSSLTVVLNALRLTRLPSAPAASAALVTRPLPA
- a CDS encoding sulfite exporter TauE/SafE family protein, coding for MLELAPLLVSALILGLLGGGHCLGMCGGLMGALTLAIPKEQRSRRFRLLLAYNLGRVLSYATAGLLIGLAGWAVANSPAAMFLRVLAGLLLISMGLYLAGWWSGLTRIESLGRGLWRYLQPVANRLLPVSSLSRALLLGALWGWLPCGLVYSTLLWAASQGNALDSAWLMLAFGLGTWPVLLATGLAAERVTALLRKRSVRVAGGLLVMVFGIWTLPGPHQHWLMGH
- the ccoS gene encoding cbb3-type cytochrome oxidase assembly protein CcoS, with amino-acid sequence MPALYVMIPAALLLVGVAIYIFFWAVDSGQYDDLDGPAHSVLFDDQDPNHLAAVDEANGPEQPPAPKDPPHA
- a CDS encoding FixH family protein, whose protein sequence is MPVATAASPWYKHLWPWIIIGILTCSVTLTLSMVTIAVKNPDNLVNDNYYEAGKGINRSLDRELLAQTLQLRANVHLDELTGEVELHLSGNSNPNTLELNLISPTQPEKDRKINLTRSDSEPGRYVGQVTDKVEGRRFVELLGVEGDKTWRLFEEEQVSHDKDLLLGDEPLQGAEDLDK
- the ccoG gene encoding cytochrome c oxidase accessory protein CcoG, whose protein sequence is MSNQIPVHDVTPPAKNASNTVDLYASREKIYTRAFTGLFRNLRMLGGAGLFLLYFGTVWLNWGGHQAVWWNLPERKFFIFGATFWPQDFILLSGILIVAAFGLFFITVYAGRIWCGYTCPQSVWTWIFMWCEKVTEGDRNQRIKLDKAPMGANKFLRKLSKHTLWLLIGFVTGMTFVGYFSPIRELVFDFFTGQADGWSYFWVGFFTLATYGNAGWLREQVCIYMCPYARFQSVMFDKDTLIVSYDPRRGEVRGPRKKGSDYQAEGLGDCIDCTMCVQVCPTGIDIRDGLQIECIGCAACIDACDNIMDKMDYPRGLISYTTEHNLSGQKTHKLRPRLIGYALVLLAMISLLAGAFFMRSLVGFDVSKDRVLYRENAEGRIENVYSLKIMNKDQRDHTYVLDASGLPDLKLQGRREIKVAAGEIFSMPVELSSAPEQLPSSTNEVKFILRDADDDSVHIEAKSRFIGPQVR
- the hemN gene encoding oxygen-independent coproporphyrinogen III oxidase, which gives rise to MLDAIRWDTDLIHRYDLAGPRYTSYPTAVQFDSQVGTFDLLHALRDSRKAVRPLSLYVHVPFCANICYYCACNKVITKDRGRAQAYLQRLEQEIQLVACHLDPKQPVEQLHFGGGTPTFLSHDELRQVMTSLRQHFNLLDDDSGDYGIEIDPREADWATMGLLRELGFNRVSIGLQDLDPEVQRAVNRLQSLEETRAVIDAARTLQFRSINVDLIYGLPKQSPLNFARTVEEVINLQPDRLSVFNYAHLPERFMPQRRINADDLPSPAEKLLMLQTTIEQLTQAGYRYIGMDHFALPDDELAIAQEEGRLQRNFQGYTTHGHCDLIGLGVSAISQIGDLYCQNSSDLNHYQSALAGGQLATSRGLVCTTDDRLRREVIQQLICNFSLGFERIEQAFNIDFRGYFDELWPQLETMAADGLIELDAQGIRVLPAGRLLVRSVCMVFDAYLEHQNRQRFSRVI